A region from the Onychomys torridus chromosome 22, mOncTor1.1, whole genome shotgun sequence genome encodes:
- the LOC118572696 gene encoding MICAL-like protein 1 — protein MGPRLARATSSPLTSRDVQKRNLQPDTNPRGWEAAKQTRKKPTTTPGPLPPGSASGDPRWRKEAQAFRTNALLVRRRAPRPRPSRSRQDPARASEVRDFKAPPCSSAPRPRVPRPVPVAAPPPRGNTPEGLISGTGGWLKRALPVVPLPISLEAQALALGAAAPPGAECSSARGGARFLTSEPSRDAAARIKM, from the coding sequence ATGGGGCCCAGGCTGGCACGGGCCACCTCGTCACCGCTAACTTCCAGGGATGTCCAGAAGCGGAACTTACAGCCAGACACCAACCCCCGTGGGTGGGAAGCGGCAAAGCAAACCCGCAAAAAACCTACTACGACACCAGGTCCACTTCCGCCTGGCAGCGCCAGCGGCGATCCAAGATGGAGAAAAGAGGCGCAGGCCTTCCGCACCAACGCCCTTCTAGTGCGCAGGCGCGCGCCGAGGCCCCGCCCCTCGCGCTCCCGCCAAGACCCGGCGCGCGCGTCGGAAGTCAGAGACTTCAAGGCGCCGCCTTGCTCTTCCGCCCCGAGGCCCCGCGTTCCCAGGCCGGTTCCGGTTGCAGCCCCGCCCCCGCGCGGGAACACGCCAGAAGGCTTGATATCCGGAACGGGAGGCTGGCTCAAGCGCGCACTTCCGGTGGTGCCTCTTCCCATCTCCCTTGAGGCCCAAGCTCTGGCTCTCGGTGCGGCAGCGCCACCTGGCGCCGAGTGTTCCTCCGCCCGCGGAGGGGCGCGCTTCCTCACTTCGGAACCTTCCAGAGACGCCGCGGCCCGG